The following coding sequences are from one Novosphingobium sp. Gsoil 351 window:
- a CDS encoding MaoC family dehydratase, producing MQYFEDIPVGQKHAFGRYEVTREEVLAFAGKYDPQAFHLDDEAAAKTHFGRLSASGWHTCAMAMAMMVENLKDRQQAGLGSPGVDELRWLKPVYPGDTLRCETEVFEKRRSASRREMGIFKSRLKVFNQHDEPVLSMSSIGLVEVRDKDAPL from the coding sequence ATGCAGTATTTCGAAGACATTCCCGTCGGCCAGAAGCACGCCTTCGGCCGGTACGAAGTGACGCGCGAGGAAGTGCTGGCATTCGCGGGCAAGTACGATCCGCAGGCCTTCCACCTCGATGACGAGGCGGCGGCCAAGACCCATTTCGGGCGCCTCTCGGCGAGCGGCTGGCACACCTGCGCAATGGCGATGGCGATGATGGTCGAGAACCTGAAGGATCGCCAGCAGGCCGGGCTCGGCTCACCGGGGGTGGACGAGTTGCGCTGGCTGAAGCCGGTCTATCCCGGCGACACGCTGCGCTGCGAAACCGAGGTGTTCGAGAAGCGGCGCAGCGCCAGCCGCCGCGAGATGGGCATCTTCAAGTCGCGACTGAAAGTGTTCAACCAGCACGACGAGCCGGTGCTGTCGATGTCTTCGATCGGACTTGTCGAAGTGCGCGACAAGGACGCGCCGCTTTGA
- the mutL gene encoding DNA mismatch repair endonuclease MutL, whose protein sequence is MPIIRRLPETLVNRIAAGEVVERPASALKELVENALDAGATSVSVRLGEGGLSLIEVADDGCGMTPDEIALALERHATSKLPGEDIENVATLGFRGEALPSIASVARLTVESRARGAAEGWRRVVDNGAVVEEGPAAVPPGTRIRVEAIFARVPARRKFMRSARSEWAACLDAVRRLALARPDVGFTLEHDGRRALAVQPGAGVAARAAEVIARELADNAVAIDFRRGDLHLTGIAGLPTYNRGVADHQYLFVNGRPVKDRLLAGAVRGAYADMLARDRHAVLALFVAVPSGEVDVNVHPAKTEVRFRDAAGVRGAIVSGLREALGGGDRRSVQAPAGEAMRAWRQEPLGQPLHPDQRSHSIFSGRGWGTPQSTGGAVGRVSEAQSLYRGYEAAVMDAAPLAPLAGRAEPAEAAVPDGVAHPLGIARGQIAETYIVAEAADGLVIVDQHAAHERLVLERLRAAGAGAHGASQALLLPEVVELDEADCDRIEGQAEALGGFGLAVERFGPAAMLVRAMPAALAGGDPHALLRDVADDLAANGDSLLLGERLDLVLATMACHGSVRAGRVLSVAEMNALLREMEQTPRSGQCNHGRPTWIKLAMDDVEKLFGRK, encoded by the coding sequence ATGCCCATCATCCGCCGCTTGCCCGAAACGCTGGTCAACCGCATCGCCGCGGGCGAGGTGGTCGAGCGCCCGGCGAGCGCGCTCAAGGAGCTGGTCGAGAACGCGCTCGACGCGGGCGCGACCAGCGTTTCGGTCCGGCTGGGCGAGGGCGGTCTGTCGCTAATCGAGGTCGCTGACGACGGCTGCGGGATGACGCCCGACGAGATCGCGCTGGCGCTCGAACGTCACGCCACGTCGAAGCTGCCGGGCGAGGACATCGAGAACGTCGCCACGCTCGGCTTCCGGGGCGAGGCGCTGCCGTCGATCGCCTCGGTCGCGCGGCTCACGGTGGAAAGCCGCGCGCGCGGCGCGGCCGAGGGCTGGCGGCGGGTCGTGGACAATGGCGCGGTGGTCGAGGAAGGCCCCGCGGCGGTGCCTCCCGGCACCCGCATCCGTGTCGAGGCGATCTTCGCCCGCGTCCCCGCCCGGCGCAAGTTCATGCGCAGCGCGCGCTCCGAATGGGCGGCCTGCCTCGATGCGGTGCGGCGCCTGGCGCTGGCCCGGCCCGATGTCGGGTTCACACTCGAGCACGACGGACGCCGCGCCTTGGCGGTCCAGCCGGGCGCAGGAGTTGCGGCGCGAGCGGCAGAGGTCATCGCGCGGGAGCTGGCGGATAACGCGGTCGCGATCGATTTCCGCCGCGGCGACCTGCACCTGACCGGGATCGCCGGGCTGCCGACCTACAATCGCGGGGTTGCCGACCACCAATATCTATTCGTCAACGGCCGCCCGGTTAAGGACCGACTGCTCGCCGGGGCGGTGCGCGGCGCCTATGCCGACATGCTCGCGCGGGATCGCCACGCGGTGCTGGCGCTGTTCGTCGCGGTTCCCAGCGGCGAGGTCGACGTCAACGTTCACCCGGCCAAGACCGAAGTCCGCTTTCGCGACGCCGCCGGGGTGCGCGGGGCGATCGTCTCGGGCCTGCGCGAGGCATTGGGCGGGGGTGACCGGCGCAGCGTGCAGGCGCCCGCAGGCGAGGCGATGCGGGCGTGGCGGCAGGAGCCCTTGGGGCAACCGCTCCACCCCGACCAGCGCAGCCATTCGATCTTCAGCGGGCGGGGGTGGGGCACGCCGCAATCCACCGGCGGTGCCGTCGGCCGCGTTAGCGAAGCGCAATCGCTTTACCGGGGTTACGAGGCGGCGGTCATGGACGCGGCCCCTCTCGCTCCTCTGGCCGGCCGTGCCGAACCCGCCGAGGCCGCGGTTCCCGACGGCGTCGCCCATCCGCTGGGGATCGCGCGCGGCCAGATTGCCGAGACCTACATCGTTGCCGAGGCCGCCGACGGCCTGGTGATCGTCGACCAGCACGCCGCGCACGAACGCCTGGTGCTCGAACGTCTGCGCGCCGCCGGGGCCGGGGCGCACGGCGCAAGCCAGGCGCTGCTCTTGCCCGAAGTGGTCGAACTCGACGAAGCCGACTGCGACCGGATCGAGGGACAGGCCGAAGCGCTGGGCGGTTTTGGCCTGGCGGTCGAACGCTTCGGACCCGCCGCGATGCTGGTCCGGGCCATGCCCGCCGCGCTTGCAGGCGGGGATCCGCATGCGCTGCTGCGCGACGTGGCGGACGATCTGGCTGCGAATGGAGACTCGCTGCTGCTCGGCGAACGGCTCGATCTCGTCCTGGCGACGATGGCCTGTCACGGCTCCGTCCGCGCCGGGAGAGTGCTGTCGGTTGCGGAAATGAATGCGCTGCTGCGCGAAATGGAGCAGACCCCACGCTCGGGCCAGTGCAACCACGGCCGCCCGACGTGGATCAAGCTGGCGATGGACGATGTCGAAAAGCTGTTCGGGCGGAAATAG
- a CDS encoding rod shape-determining protein yields MPSMFSRFFKFGSQNMAIDLGTANTLVYVQDRGIVLNEPSVVAIETINGIKRVKAVGDDAKMMMGKTPDNIEAIRPLRDGVIADIEVAEEMIKHFIKKVHGSKSLLRYPEIVICVPSGSTSVERRAIRDAASNAGASQVYLILEPMAAAIGADMPVTEPVGSMVVDIGGGTTEVAVLSLRGLAYTTSVRVGGDKMDEAIVSYVRRHHNLLIGEATAERIKKDYGTAIVPADGVGATIAIKGRDLVNGVPKEITISQANIAEALAEPIGAIIEGVRIALENTAPELAADIVDQGIVLTGGGALIHGLDEYLREETGLPVTVAEDPLSCVALGTGRAMEDPIYRGVLMTA; encoded by the coding sequence ATGCCGTCGATGTTCTCGCGATTCTTCAAGTTTGGTTCCCAGAACATGGCCATCGATCTGGGGACGGCCAATACCCTGGTCTATGTCCAGGACCGCGGCATCGTCCTCAACGAACCGTCCGTGGTGGCGATCGAGACGATCAACGGAATCAAGCGGGTCAAGGCGGTGGGCGACGACGCCAAGATGATGATGGGCAAGACGCCGGATAACATCGAGGCGATCCGCCCGCTGCGCGACGGGGTCATCGCCGACATCGAAGTCGCCGAAGAGATGATCAAGCACTTCATCAAGAAGGTGCACGGATCCAAGAGCCTGCTGCGCTATCCCGAGATCGTGATCTGCGTCCCCAGCGGCTCGACCTCGGTCGAACGGCGCGCGATCCGCGACGCCGCCAGCAATGCCGGCGCCAGCCAGGTCTACCTGATCCTCGAACCCATGGCCGCGGCGATCGGTGCCGACATGCCGGTGACCGAACCGGTCGGGAGCATGGTCGTGGACATCGGCGGCGGGACGACCGAGGTCGCGGTGCTCAGCCTGCGCGGCCTTGCCTATACCACCAGCGTCCGCGTCGGCGGCGACAAGATGGACGAGGCGATCGTCAGCTATGTCCGCCGCCACCACAACCTGCTGATCGGCGAGGCCACCGCCGAACGGATCAAAAAGGACTATGGCACCGCCATCGTCCCCGCGGACGGCGTCGGCGCCACGATCGCGATCAAGGGCCGCGATCTGGTCAACGGCGTGCCCAAGGAGATCACGATCAGTCAGGCCAACATCGCCGAGGCGCTGGCCGAACCGATCGGGGCGATCATCGAAGGCGTCCGCATTGCGCTGGAAAACACCGCGCCCGAACTCGCTGCCGACATCGTCGATCAGGGCATCGTCCTGACCGGCGGCGGCGCGCTGATCCATGGTCTCGACGAGTACCTGCGCGAGGAAACCGGGCTTCCGGTGACCGTCGCCGAAGACCCGCTGAGCTGCGTTGCGCTGGGCACCGGGCGGGCGATGGAAGACCCGATCTACCGCGGCGTGCTGATGACCGCGTGA
- the mreC gene encoding rod shape-determining protein MreC, whose protein sequence is MPPPNDRRPGFSRKAQLGIFTGYVAAIGGVLAGLVLIAIAVADPGSFAFLRRGANEIVAPAGAAGSAVRADSRGFFQRIGDYIDAGATNAALRKEVAAARVQQVRTAALAEENRRLKALLGVVETTERPVATTRLVASTSASTRRFAIIGAGSRQGVQIRMPVRGANGLVGRVLEVGPNTARVLLVTDSENVVPVRRASDGIAAFSEGRADGRVRLRLINIGVNPLKRGDVFVTSGSGGIYRPGIPVAQVESLLSDGAIARIVSDPAASEFVLVEPVYQELADPTAPTATPVR, encoded by the coding sequence ATGCCGCCGCCGAACGACCGGCGCCCGGGCTTTTCGCGCAAGGCGCAGCTTGGCATCTTCACCGGATACGTCGCTGCCATCGGCGGGGTTCTGGCCGGGCTGGTGCTGATCGCCATCGCCGTCGCCGATCCTGGCAGTTTCGCCTTCCTGCGCCGCGGAGCCAACGAGATCGTGGCTCCAGCGGGCGCCGCTGGCAGCGCGGTGCGCGCGGATTCGCGCGGGTTCTTCCAGCGCATCGGCGACTACATCGATGCCGGCGCAACGAACGCGGCGCTGCGCAAGGAAGTCGCCGCCGCCCGGGTCCAGCAGGTGCGCACCGCCGCGCTGGCCGAGGAGAACCGGCGTCTCAAGGCCCTACTCGGGGTGGTCGAGACCACCGAGCGTCCAGTCGCGACGACCCGGCTGGTCGCTTCGACCTCGGCCAGCACCCGGCGCTTCGCGATCATCGGCGCGGGTAGCCGCCAGGGCGTGCAAATCCGCATGCCGGTGCGCGGCGCCAACGGTCTGGTCGGGCGCGTGCTCGAAGTCGGGCCCAACACCGCGCGCGTTCTGCTCGTCACGGATAGCGAGAACGTCGTCCCCGTCCGCCGCGCCAGCGACGGGATCGCGGCGTTTTCCGAAGGCCGCGCCGATGGGCGGGTGCGGCTGCGGCTGATCAACATCGGGGTCAATCCGCTCAAGCGCGGCGACGTGTTCGTGACCTCGGGTTCGGGCGGGATCTACCGCCCGGGCATCCCCGTCGCGCAAGTCGAATCGCTGCTGTCCGACGGCGCGATCGCGCGGATCGTCAGCGACCCGGCGGCATCGGAGTTCGTGCTGGTCGAACCGGTCTATCAGGAACTGGCCGATCCCACCGCGCCGACCGCGACCCCGGTCCGGTGA